A part of Neodiprion pinetum isolate iyNeoPine1 chromosome 4, iyNeoPine1.2, whole genome shotgun sequence genomic DNA contains:
- the LOC124218151 gene encoding beta-1,4-glucuronyltransferase 1 — protein sequence MVSGLRRGRRIAVFVAGLVAAVIFAHLLASRGSSVLVWSEKTARAKQPVAITEQIQEFGLVYAAGVYMAGRRPRNLTFCEWAHGLPRSLSYTSADVAWSPEAGEKGPYRVLSGVLGGYAGAEAPPVTLCTHATAEQVYAVVELARRWEGPISLAVFAPGLDAGLAVALLERACGCEPGMARVAVQLIFPAGRPPALRPRSQALGDCAASDIQLRESETERKSRNMMYPVNVARNVARSNARTPRVLVSDIELLPSENLASGFVEMVRGRPPRVGVVFVVPAFEVEANEKPPNTKHELLMAARAGVAGYFHRFVCAHCQKFPGLTRWMLRPDPGRVRPSVVTRREFPHHRWEPVYIGTREDPLYTEDMSWEGRQDKMAQMLEMCLLSYRLVVLDGAFLVHAPGVKRRPTSIDNRREAWRRPYERRNSRIYQSVVRRLQKQYPANPRCRQ from the exons ATGGTCTCGGGTTTGCGTCGAGGGCGTCGGATCGCGGTTTTCGTTGCCGGTCTCGTCGCTGCTGTGATATTCGCCCACCTTTTAGCCTCCCGCGGAAGCTCGGTTCTCGTTTGGTCAGAAAAAACGGCCCGGGCTAAACAGCCGGTCGCAATAACCGAACAGATACAGGAGTTTGGTCTGGTCTATGCGGCGGGTGTTTACATGGCCGGTAGGAGGCCGCGAAACCTGACCTTCTGCGAATGGGCCCACGGCCTCCCGCGTTCGCTGTCCTACACCTCGGCCGATGTCGCCTGGTCCCCGGAGGCAGGGGAGAAGGGGCCTTACCGGGTCCTGTCGGGAGTCCTGGGGGGCTATGCCGGCGCCGAGGCGCCCCCGGTCACCCTCTGCACCCACGCTACCGCCGAGCAGGTCTACGCCGTGGTGGAGCTCGCGAGGCGGTGGGAGGGCCCCATCAGTCTGGCCGTTTTCGCCCCTGGCCTAGACGCCGGGCTGGCCGTCGCCTTGCTGGAGAGGGCCTGCGGCTGCGAGCCGGGGATGGCGAGGGTGGCGGTGCAGTTGATATTTCCCGCAGGAAGGCCGCCAGCTCTGAGGCCCAGGAGCCAGGCGCTGGGCGACTGTGCAGCCTCGGACATCCAGCTACGGGAATCCGAGACCGAGCGAAAGTCCAGGAACATGATGTACCCCGTGAACGTCGCCCGGAACGTCGCCAGGAGCAACGCTCGGACCCCCAGGGTCTTGGTCTCCGACATTGAGCTGCTTCCCAGCGAGAATCTCGCCTCAGGGTTCGTCGAAATGGTCCGCGGACGGCCCCCCAGGGTCGGTGTTGTGTTCGTCGTTCCCGCGTTCGAGGTCGAGGCCAACGAGAAACCACCAAACACCAAGCACGAACTACTCATGGCAGCCAGAGCCGGCGTCGCTGGGTATTTTCACAGATTCGTCTGCGCTCATTGCCAGAAATTTCCGGGCCTGACGAGGTGGATGCTAAGGCCCGATCCTGGCAGGGTTAGACCCTCCGTCGTAACCAGAAGGGAGTTTCCGCATCACAGGTGGGAGCCAGTGTACATCGGTACACGCGAAGACCCGCTTTATACCGAGGATATGTCGTGGGAGGGCAGGCAGGACAAAATGGCGCAG ATGCTGGAGATGTGTCTTTTGAGTTACCGCCTCGTCGTTCTCGATGGTGCCTTTCTCGTTCATGCACCAGGAGTCAAGCGTCGCCCGACGAGTATCGACAACCGCAGAGAAGCCTGGAGGCGTCCCTACGAGAGAAGGAATTCGAGGATATATCAGAGCGTCGTCAGACGACTACAGAAACAATATCCGGCAAATCCCAGGTGCCGCCAATGA